Within Trichoderma atroviride chromosome 2, complete sequence, the genomic segment CTTGACTGATGATTCCATGATCATGATTGCAATGTAACCACCAGCAAATGGATATGCCGTGCATACTCCACGTTTGTTTCAAAGCAGCGTGGCAAGGCTAGTCGTTGTTACAACGTTCAAAAAATATCTTACACTTGACACTTACAGCCAACAGCCCCGCGGAGTACATCGAGACCTGATAGCTTCACTACTACCAATGGCGAGTTGTAAGTGGACAATCCCCACGCTGATAGATGCTACGTTCCTGAAAGTCTTCTCGTTCGATAATACAGATCCCGTTTCGAGCTGTGATCATCGCTTCCGTCTGACAGTGCTTTGCTTATTGTGGAAGGGGTCTTTAGGGCGCTATTCAGAGAAGAAGTGATCAACAGTAACCGCGGACGTACGCCGGAGGCTAATTTTTAGAGTAGGCGCTTGCAGTTTGACCCTGATAGGCGATGGTTGAAGTTATACTGCTTGGTGTACTCAATTGTCTCTCACATAGATGAGGTTCATTCATTACCGATGACGATAGCCGGGTATTTGGAGATGGTGAGACATCTATCAAGGCAAACTTGTTTCTACAAGGCATGATCGCCTATCCATTTTCTTCATCCCGATGACACATTTGCATCTTCTCACATGTAGTTTACTATCCCACTGTGAGCACTTCACCCGATCCACACATCTTGAAGCGGCTGCCTATTCCGGTACTGAGCTGCACGGCCAAGGATGGCACCTGTTACGGAGGGTTAAGATCTGCGATCCCATCTAGCCTGCGCCCATGATTTGGGTCATGATCCAACCCCACATGGCTAGCAGGATGAAACTACGCTACGGGCACGGTTTTGTTTCAACCAGAGCCAACAAAAGGCAACGGGAACTGCTCAATTAGGTAGGTTGTAAGGCGGAAATATTGCGATGTACAGCTTCGGAGTGTTCTGCAGATGTAACCGGATAGACGGCTGCCTTAAGCGCTGCCCACGCCTTGAGAGAAACACCTACACAAAAGCAGTGACTGACGCGTACATGCAACAAATGTCACAAACTGTAGTGGAAAGAATGAGCCAAGTCATGCGAAAGTGCCGCATACCCGTATGTGAAGCTGGCTGCATGTAAGTGGCCCGTACGTGAGTTATAAAGACCAATAGCAACGTTTACTGTCACCAGCAAGCGCCAAGATTGTGCTGATAAGCGCACGTTATGCGTATTCAATTGAGCTGGACCAGCTGTTTCTCGCATTCATCTAAATAGGCAAGTCGCAAGTCGCTGTGGCTAGATCCAGAACCTGACAGCGCCGTAGTCTCGAGGATTTTCCAAGGCTTCTTTTGGTCAAGATTTGCAGAAACGCCCCGCCTCAGGCTGTCTTTGGTGTAAGCAGCGAGGCTGTTCGTCTCTCGCCTCACTCGCTACAGCAAACACTAGTTGTTAATAATAGATCTCACTGCTGACAAGGTCTTGCCGGGAAAACTGAGCAGGGGGCTCTGCGGCTGTTTATGAGTCCAAGCAGTCTTTGCAAACGACATCTTGCTGGCATCGCATTCATGGTAGATTAACGTCCTGCGTTCCTGCCGATCACTCGCAGTAGGACCGAACATGTCGAGGGAAGAGCAAATACCATTGCTACTGGGAGGAAACGACATCAGTAAGCTCTTATTTGGCATCCAACTTTAGCTCCCTTACTGAGAAAAGATCGCCGTTACTGGACGGTTACATTTCCGTTTACTACGCTCTGAACTACGGACGTGCAACAATGGGCTGCAAACACCTGATTTAACTGGTGACCGTTTAGAAATCCCATGCTATTTGCGGCCGAATATGCCGCCGGATGTTTCGCATTCGCGGCTTATAATTGCAATAAGAAGAGATTCGTTTCAGCTCAAAAGGTGGCGGCCTTTCAGTTTCACCAAACGTGGGGTTTAAACACAGTTTGATCCTTTATTAACagctgcttctactgcttctactgcttctactacCTCTACTACCTCTGGTACCTCTAGTAACTCTACCTCTAGTACCTCTACTACCTTTATTACTTCTGCTTTTATCATCACTAGGACATTGATTTTACCACCTTCACCAATTTGACAGCAACTGgacttttttataatttcgtatgctttcttttctttgtgtGTATATTCACTTCAcagtcttcatcttctgttGCTTAGTTGGTACGTACGCAGACTGCACCGCCAAAATATTTACATGAGACGCTGACGTGTAGTAGTGCCGACCACGATGCCGCGCAATTAATTGCAATACAACTCCAACCACATCAATGGCTTCTCAAAAGTTAATTCAATATATACATAAAAGCCCAAGTCactgaaagaagaaaaagcattGATATCGAGAGAGATTCGTTTCAGGTACGCAGCCTCTATTCGTATTCTGCTCATTTACATGCCCATGCCCGATCTAGAGCTTATACAAAGTTCACATGGCCAAAGTACTTGGAGATGTGAAAGCTCGCCTCATTTGGCGGGCTCCATGCCCCCAAAGTCTGATTGGGGTATGTCTCTGGAGAAGTGATTGTGCGGAAGAAGTTCATCCTCCACTGCgtgcccttggccttgcaCTCGTCTACGTTGAAGATGCCTAGCGGGACGGTGACGGTGCTCTTCCACGTCTTGGCCGGCTTGTTGAGCACAGTTGTCGCGCTGAAGCCATCGGCCGCAGGATCCGACACAAAGAAGTGGTCAAAGGGCGCGCCGGCCGTGCGGTTCTTTGACGGGTTGTAGACAAAGGCCTGGTAGGTGACATTGTTGGGGTTGACCTCCAGCTCTACATAAGTCTGGGGGTCGTCGGTGCCCTTGTAGAGGAAGGCCTCCATGACCTCGTACTCCCAGATGTCGTCGTTGATGCCCTGCGACGCGTTGAAGTAGTAGTTGACCTCGTCGAATGCAGTGAATGCGAGCTCCAGGCTGGTGTCTGTGTAGCAGAGATCGACCTGCGTGCGCGGGAAGGGAGTCAGATCAGGCACGGATTTGCTGTAGCTGATGCTGCCCACGCGCGGACAAGCGGGCACGTTGACGCTGGGAACCTTGGTTGCCGAGGCTGTTGCGAAGAGGCCAGCCGCGGCAGTTGTGAGGGCAAAGAGGTTGTGCATCTTGTCCAGGCTTGAGTTGTGTCTGAGAGATGAGGCTGGTTTCCAGGTCCCTCTACTGTGTCTGGTGAAACCTGGTCTATTCTTCCTGCTTCCCGGAAACCGGGAGCGGTCTACGTTTATAACTCCAAGCCGGCCCTTGCAGAACAACGTTTACGGCAAAACTCTGGTCTGCGtgtgcagcttcagctcccTAACAGTGCAGCGAATGTGACGTTACAAGGTTGGCGTTTAACCCGGCTAGGCATCTCAAAAGGACCAATGCGATTGTTCTCGGCCGCCTGTTTACCGCTATCCAGAGGCTAGTTGCGGCCACTTGCAGCTGCGTCGCGCTACGAACAACTCACCGCGCAGCTTTGCGCGTGGCAGGAATTGAAGTGAATCCTTTGAAAGCCTGGCCGGCCAATCGGGTGGTGAGTTGCGCATCGCCGAGACCAGGGACTGGGGATCCCCAGCCTCACGGGCTGTTGACCGGCCGCTTTTGCACGGGACGGCTGCTTAGCTACATGCAAGGTAGTATTCGTACGACGTAGGCGTTGGAATCGCGTGGTTGCGCAGCATTTGAGGCCAAGTTGGCACGTTGTCTACCCGGTAGTAATCTACGAAACTGAGAATGAAGCAAGTTCACGGGAACAAAGGACAAGGTTCTGCAAAATTCCgcttcaaggccatcgcAACCGTACATCTCCACCAGAGTAAAGAGCGCAGTCATATGTTAAAGAATTTTCCAATGCCACCCATGCCGAGCGTCCCTTCAAAAGAAAGtcagaagcaaaaagagatgcTAAATCCCGTGTGACAAAAACTTCCATGCCATGACAAAACGCCGTCCTGAAAAGCACCATGTACCAGAGTCCCAATAAAAACGACAAAGAACGAAAGAAAACCTCCCAATGAACTCCACGAATGAACCaaggaagagcaagagaatcCTCCATTACTGTGTCCGCCATGAGTCCCATCAAAGAAACGAAAGTAGTACCCACGTAGTAAGCCTGTCAAAGGTACAAGGCACAGTCGGTTAGGACTTGACGAGGATTAGCGAAATCGAAGTTGTCGTCGGGAGCTGAATCTCTCACAAGCTGGGCGAGGTGCCCAGCCATAGCAGCAAACAATTGCCCCGGGCGTACCCGGGCCATCAGGCGACCCAAAACTTGCCTGAATCTTTGCACTTCAATTTGGTTTGCCTGATCGTCGGCATCAACTGTTTTCAGCTTTTGCAGCTGGACGAGTATGTCATCCAAAGCCAAGTAGTCCTCCTCTATCACAGGACACGCCAATGGGACGGGTGGCACAATCTCTTCTTGCCTGACTTCTAGTCCTGTCAGGACCGAGACGATGAGTATGACATTCATTATGTACATTGATCTCAGAGACTCCAACGATATGGACTGCTCAATCTTTTGAAGCCGTTGCCAATAAATCATCTCTCCCCGAAGCGCAGCGCATAGAAGACCCACAAGCTCCGTTGTTCTCCTTGCGGGCGGGATGAGGGTGAGGGTATCTTGCACTCTTTTCCGACCCTTGTAACGCATTGCTGGCGCGTGTTGCAGAGTCTCCAAGACCAAGTCTGCGACAGGGTTTGGTTcgcccatctcctcttttttccatGACTCGGCCGATATCTCTGGTGCCGGCTGCATTTTGGTAGCATGAAAATCCAATTCGGGGGCCAGTATAGCGCTTCCAGTGTCAAGCATGTGCTGAAACCAGTTTTGCAGCCAGCGTAAGTAGGTGCGTCTCTCGTCTCGACTCCACCGCGAATACATAGTAAAAGGACAATCGGGCATCTGAGAGGGAAAGTCCATTTTGAAAAGAGACCCGGGCCGGCGAGGCAGAAGGACGAAGAGGTGTGTGAAGAACGGTTCGTAGATTTGAATGATAAGgctgggagatgatggatgtcGATCTTAGTCTTGAAAGAACTACGAAGTCAAGGGACCCAGTCGAGCAAGGCTAAGTCTGGCTGAGATGGCAAGGAAAACCTCTTGTGATGGAGGTGCGACAGGAATCTTTGCAAGAGGTTAGTCTCTGAGATAAACAAGGCAGAGTGAATAACAAACGGTGAGCTTAGTCTCGAAAGAACTAACAAGTCAAGAGACTCAGTCAAATGAAGTCAAATCCAGCAGAGATAGCAAGGAGAGTCTCTTGTGATGGAAGCACAGCAAGAATCGTTGCGGGAGCGAGTCTCTGAGAAGAACAGTGATGATAAAAGATGAGCTTAGTCTCGAAAGAACTAAACAGCGCGATTCCGTAGGTGACGCAGCAGGAGTCCCAGCTAAGAGAGGATGAATCAGTCTGATAGCGAGGACGACTGTTCTGAGAATGCAAAGTGAAGTGGGCgaagcaagaagcaaaagcacaAAATCAAGCAAATGCACGGGGCAGCCTCTTGAATCGAGCTGCTAGAGCAATCGCTACTTGGCACTGCATACAATTTACACCGTGGACCAAAGTCACTTCCGCCAGTGTCACCCGGGCCAGCTGCGAGCCTCGACTTTCTCTCATCAACTGCATCAACTCCCAGCTGCCAGTCGTAATCGGGGCCGCACCATGAGTTTTTCCGACcttctatttttcttcagTGTTCAACGTCCAATCTTGTTTCCGGCCTTTTCAAAGTGCGACTCAGCGGTCGCCCAGCCACCGCCTCCACGTCCTCTACAGCCATTCCCAGGTCACACCCAATCTCAAATCTTGTGTCCCTTTGTCAACAGAGACAGCTTTCGCCAGCTCACTTCTCAGCTGACCTGATTTATTTCACAGATGACCAAGTAATGTCCCTCTCCGACTCGGTTCTATCATCAGGCAAACGTGCCTTTCGATCCCATGGCGGGTAGCACGAATCCCCACCCGACGATTCGCTGTTGAAGCTCCCTCGGAAGGATTTTCTATACGAATCTCGAATAGTGAGAGATCAAAGACACAAGATTTCCTCGGTCATGTTTTCATGACCTGACCAAGACATACATCCGTATATCCATGTCGGAAGGTGATTTGAGCTGAGCAGTGCttgcggcatctccatcttatCCGCAAGCCAATACAAGTTATGGTTCTGTATAAGATGATTGATACTTACAATTTATACCCATGTAGCGCAATTACATGTACTCGTAAACAAGGGCTCAACCATCTTGCCGACAGTTCAACGTCAAAGACAGAACGATGACGACCCACGGCGATTGGTCTCTCACAAAGGGCGCGCCTTTCAGCCACCCCGCCGTTCCATCACCACGTAGATGGCCATGGAATGCCTGCCATTAGTGAGTCGAGTCCAATGCATATTGACGCTCGTAAACAGAGGTTTCATCATCACTAATGCTTGTATTTGGCCATTCAAGTCCAATATTTTCTAGTACTGTTACTACTTGTAAAGAACAAAGTCTTCAGAAAActcatcaacaatctccCATCTGCCTATAGACGACCCTTTCGCCCatcctcggccagcttcagGACAGGCTTCAAACTAGTGGCTCGTTCCCACAAGCTGGGCAACCCCTGCTCCttgctcttttgctcttcccgTTGGAACCATTCTTCTACCGACTTGATTCGATTGGGATGGATCTCATCCAACAGAGCAAAGTCTCGTTTGATGACTCCACCATTTCCCCTGTAGGTATATTTCCACATATTCCAGAACCCTGTGAAATTATCGCGCAAGTTCATCGTCGCAGGGTCCTTGGGGTCAGCGTTGTACCCGGCTGTAGCATTCTTGGCAGCACTGAGAGGACCTGTTTCCCAATACTCTTCCAAGGAAACGTCCACATACTTGGCAGGGTGGCCAGTCACCTTCTCGAATGCCCTGGCCATCTCGTGATAGTCGACGAGTTCAATGGCAACTTCCAGATCCAATCCGTTTGAGCGGTACTGGTGATCGAACAGCCAGCGAACGTAGTGCTCGCAATCATCGAGATCGACTGGAAGATGTTAGCCTTCGTTGGCCTCGGTGCGAGGTGGAGAGTGTTTCATACCATGCGCCACCGCTCCGGACCCCAGTGGAACGGCCCAGGTGACgactccatcatctccaagaacGGGACTCATCGGTGTCCGAGCACCTAGAGCCATTTGGATATATGGGCCAGTCGTGAATATGGCGGCGCCCATTCTCTTGGCAATCTCGGGATTCTTATTCTGTTGCAAGATCCATTCACCAATGCGTCCCTTTCCGTCGTAGTGACCCGTCCGGAACTTTGGGTCGAATCCGCTCTTCTTGTACACATAGTCGAGGTTTCCGTAGACGAAGAACCTGATGCCTTCTTCCAGTGCCAGCTCATACGACCTTATAGCCCAGTACGTCTCAGTTTTCTCGCCGCtgttgaagccatcaataTTGATAAAGGCGTATTGCGCCCCGCGAAACCCCTTGCGAAGATCGCTCTCACTTGCGAAAGTGCCCTCGATGGCTTCAACATTTCCCaaggcgagaagctgctttgATCTGGCCGAAGTGGCGTCGCGGGTCAAAAATCGCACAGCATAAGCCTTATCCTTGACGAGCCCGCGGATGATCGGGATGCCTTGTGCCCCAGTGCCTCCTATGACAAAGACGAGAGGCGCCATTTGCTGCTGAATGGGGAAATATATATGGATTTTGAGTGATAGATACAACAGTAATAAACGCAACAAAAGATAATTATGTAATTGGCTGTGTTTGTTGTTCTTCTAtctctcagccatctcctcaTCGAGGGGAAGCTAGATATTTATATTGACAGCTGGCGTCTTTCATGCTCAACCTTTTATTACGAACCTAGGCACCTAACGATATCATATTACTGATCATGAATTCTACTGAAAGACGCCTTGTCGCCTCAGCTACGGGTTTTAGATGAATGGTTTCATAGTCTAAGCTACTGTAGCCGGTGGGATGGCTGTTCTACCGAACTTCCGGAGGAGGAGATCTGGCGAGCAGATCAGTAATCAGCGATATTACATTTTGTGATTACTGATCGTTGTCAGTAGCTGAACTCACCCTCTGGTGGCTTGAACTTACTCTGGCTCAACTCTGGTTAATAAAGCATGTAGTGTAAAGAACGGACAATGCAACATATCGGCCATGCTGATGTAATTATCCCGACAATCCGCTTGCTCGATTACATTTGCCTGAACCGTAATCGAAGATCGTCTATCTGCTTCTTTGGATTGCATGTGTTTATTAAGCGCATACTATTGCGTCGTCTGCTCAGCCGTAGCCAAGACAAGCTAATAGAGTTTAGGAGATATAACCCATTAGTGGGCTACGTGTGCTATCGCCAGTGCTGAGCTTGACTAAATACTGGCCAAGTGTGCCTGATTTTGACTGGCGCGATGCCTCGGCATCTGAGCATGTGTGCCGCTGtcagcgacgacgaagatCCCAGTGAGTCTCAGCCAGACACATTAAAGTGGAGGGTGCGGAATGATACCGTACAAACGGTAATCAACGTGCTTCCAAGAGGATGTAGCCTTTATGACGCCACCTGTTATTAATACCATGTAACAAGAGTTCTACGCCTTTCCGCAGTTTTATGTCGGGTGTAAATAGAGGCGGCTACATAAGAAAATGCAGCTAGATAAGACAAAAAGTCCCAGATAGTGGGATTTTGCGTAGAGTTCACGATATTATTGCGTCGCCTTACATCTGCCAGGACATAACAACGGACTTCCGAAGCACATTCCTCGACTTTTATCCAAGGAATAGCtgggacaagaagaaggtaCATAAGTTGTAGGCACTGACCAAGcgactacatgtaccaagGCGCTCTTTGAGAAACTAGAAGCAGGAGCTCAGAAAGACTCTTGGTGGACCCGATGGAGACCAAAAGTTGCGGCGGTCGATCTTGAGACATGCGGCCTGGTGAGGAACTATAGGGATAGCGACTTCTGTCTACGGTACAATTTGGAGGGTTTTCAAGTACTCCGCGCGATCGCTTCAAGTGGTCCTTGAGATTGACATGGGTTTTCTCCTCattgtttattttctttccttgtctctttctctttgacAACACATTCTCACTTGGCTGGGCTTCTTGTTCAACTCGCGATAGCTGCCAGCAAAAGACGAGTGAGAAAAAGAATCTGCATCGGTCTGAAGGTTGTAATCTTCTTGTTTTGGCTCATTGCGCATATCATGAAGAACATTGAGTGGGCTGGAGGAGCAGTAAAAGTGCCTCGAGGCTTCTCAAAACAGGGATGGGCTTTCCGCGCTCGGCGGCAGATTACTCTTGATCAAATGCTAGATCTAACTCTGCGTCAAGAAATCTGTAACCATCTTGCCTCCAAAAGCACAAGTGGGAGCTGAGGAAAGGCGTTGATAATACTTTCAATAACAGAGATATGAGGCAAATGTAGCGTAAAGTCGAGTAATATGCGCTGCGAGAGATTTCTCATCGACAGGCTGAcgaagacaaaacaaaacagagcATCTGAGTTTGAAAGCGGCGTGGTGTCGAGCGAAATACGTGCTGCGGGAAATTATAAATCGACAGACTGCCGgttgaaagaaaagaaagcgtTCGAGCGTTGCGGGCCAGTGGAAGGCTCTTCTCTTGAAAAGTAGACAGTCAAAGGTTGTGCACAAGGACTAAGTCTGGGGTGGAAACTGGAGGAGCCGTAAGAATGCGTTAGCCAGACGTACTCTATGATGCTTATCGGTACGCAACATGCCGATACCGGAAACTTGTAATGGTGGAAGCTCACTCGTTGGATCGAGATGGCCACGTACCAGTCGATCTGTGAGGGATAAAATCCAATCAACATCCAGAAGCTGAGATTATTTGTGTGCATAATACAGTTGCCTCATCATGGGCCTTACGAATGGCAGACATATTTGGTGGCGTATCGTGGGAAACTCGGATTGGAAAGGTTTGTGTGCGATTGGTGTCTTGTGATTCGAAATTTGTGAGTACGGAGGAGCTTTAGGAGAACATGTCTGCTACTTGGTCGGGTACTTCTGTTTTGCACAGAACTGAAATAGGCAGACGTTTCTGGTCATTGGGAGGAGAAGGGTCGATGGAGGTTGAAGCGTAGAGGCGCGCGACGACGTGAGAGACTgtaaaaaaaggcagattaGCGGGGAGCATATTGAAGAAAATCGTCGCCAAT encodes:
- a CDS encoding uncharacterized protein (antiSMASH:Cluster_2.2); translated protein: MQPAPEISAESWKKEEMGEPNPVADLVLETLQHAPAMRYKGRKRVQDTLTLIPPARRTTELVGLLCAALRGEMIYWQRLQKIEQSISLESLRSMYIMNVILIVSVLTGLEVRQEEIVPPVPLACPVIEEDYLALDDILVQLQKLKTVDADDQANQIEVQRFRQVLGRLMARVRPGQLFAAMAGHLAQLVRDSAPDDNFDFANPRQVLTDCALYL
- a CDS encoding uncharacterized protein (antiSMASH:Cluster_2.2~SECRETED:SignalP(1-20)~EggNog:ENOG41) — encoded protein: MHNLFALTTAAAGLFATASATKVPSVNVPACPRVGSISYSKSVPDLTPFPRTQVDLCYTDTSLELAFTAFDEVNYYFNASQGINDDIWEYEVMEAFLYKGTDDPQTYVELEVNPNNVTYQAFVYNPSKNRTAGAPFDHFFVSDPAADGFSATTVLNKPAKTWKSTVTVPLGIFNVDECKAKGTQWRMNFFRTITSPETYPNQTLGAWSPPNEASFHISKYFGHVNFV
- a CDS encoding uncharacterized protein (antiSMASH:Cluster_2.2~EggNog:ENOG41) codes for the protein MAPLVFVIGGTGAQGIPIIRGLVKDKAYAVRFLTRDATSARSKQLLALGNVEAIEGTFASESDLRKGFRGAQYAFINIDGFNSGEKTETYWAIRSYELALEEGIRFFVYGNLDYVYKKSGFDPKFRTGHYDGKGRIGEWILQQNKNPEIAKRMGAAIFTTGPYIQMALGARTPMSPVLGDDGVVTWAVPLGSGAVAHVDLDDCEHYVRWLFDHQYRSNGLDLEVAIELVDYHEMARAFEKVTGHPAKYVDVSLEEYWETGPLSAAKNATAGYNADPKDPATMNLRDNFTGFWNMWKYTYRGNGGVIKRDFALLDEIHPNRIKSVEEWFQREEQKSKEQGLPSLWERATSLKPVLKLAEDGRKGRL